A window of the Artemia franciscana chromosome 3, ASM3288406v1, whole genome shotgun sequence genome harbors these coding sequences:
- the LOC136024688 gene encoding uncharacterized protein LOC136024688, giving the protein MAAKYQEAVISPSRGKDISTQRVWRYLALLDPSTEVVMFRDSDAIMLQKDVNAATQWLHSARLYHVMRDHYYHGVPILAGMFGVKLGQQRKEIRKYASELIYRSIGDQNKNTDQKLLAEIFWNHVSKNSTVHDAYFCESFKVCQREIRPFPTKRKSLTFVGNTQNNRVNKACPVECRPKNHKDWLFC; this is encoded by the exons ATGGCAGCTAA ATATCAAGAGGCAGTGATATCTCCATCAAGAGGCAAAGATATCTCCACACAAAGAGTGTGGAGATATTTGGCCTTACTTGACCCGAGTACTGAAGTAGTAATGTTTAGAGATAGCGATGCAATAATGCTGCAAAAAGACGTGAACGCTGCCACTCA ATGGCTCCACTCGGCTCGATTGTATCATGTTATGCGAGACCATTATTACCATGGAGTTCCAATTTTAGCAGGTATGTTTGGGGTCAAGTTGGGTCAACAGAGGAAAGAAATCCGAAAATACGCTTCAGAGTTGATATATCGCTCAATAggcgatcaaaataaaaacactgaCCAGAAACTGCTTGCAGAAATATTTTGGAATCATGTCAGCAAAAACTCTACAGTTCATGATGCTTACTTCTGTGAGAGTTTTAAAGTATGCCAACGCGAAATTCGGCCATTTCCTACTAAAAGGAAGTCCCTCACATTTGTTGGTAATACACAAAATAACCGAGTGAACAAAGCTTGTCCAGTCGAATGCAGACCCAAAAACCACAAAGATTGGCTGTTCTGTTAG